In Leptolyngbya sp. CCY15150, the DNA window CCCACGCCCTAACCCGTGAGGGGGGACGGTTTGGGCTGATTATTCCGTCAGGAATCTATACCGATAAGGGATCTGGTTCACTGCGCAGGCTGTTTCTTAACCGTTGCCAATGGACGCACCTCTACGCATTTCAGAATGAGCGGTTTATATTTAGCGCTATTGACCATCGCAACAAAATGGTGATCATCAGCGTGAATAAGGGTGGCCACACAGAATCCATCGCCACCCGCTTTCGGTTGGGGCCAGGGGATTCGCCTGAGGCCCAAGAATTGATGACCGATGCTCTAGATGATGCCCGCTTTTTGTCGGTACCTGCGGCGCAAATCAAGCGCTTTAGCCCCAACACAGGCGCTCTGCTAGAAGTTCGCACCGATCGCGACCTCAAGATTCTCGAAAAGATGTACGCCAATGGCGTGCTGCTGGGCGACGATAGCCCCCAAGGCTGGGGCATCCAGTACGCCACCGAGTTCCACATGACCAACGACTCCAAACTCTTCCCCCCTCGCCCCAAGTGGGAAGCGCAGGGGTATAAGCCGGATGAGTATGGGCATTGGCTGAAGGGGAATTGGCAACCCTATGGAGGGGAGTCGGGCATCGGGAGTCGGGAGTCGGGAGTGATTTTGTCGGCAGATGGCAGCGAGGCGATTCACGTTGATGAGGTTGAAGACGTTGCCCTGCCACTCTACCAGGGCGTGATGGTCGGCCAACTAGAAAGCAACCGGGCTCAGTGGGTGTCTGGTTCTGGCAACCGCGCTATGTGGGACAAAGATTTGCCTCCTGGTTCGTCGTTTGGCCCACAGTTTCTTATTTCCAAAAAGTCTGTAGTTGAAAACTGTCCTGGCGCATTGCGATCGCGCTATCTTTTTCGCAATATTGCCCGATCTACTGACTCTCGAACCATGATTGGCAGTCCCGCACCAGGTTTTCCTGCTGGAAATAGCCTCGCGGCGCTATCTCTAGAGACTCAATCAGTCTGGGATACTTGGCTTTTAGGGAGTATTCTGAGTAGCTACATTTACGACTGGGCACTTCGTCAACGTCTTGGAGGAACCAATCTTAACTGGGTCTTCCTGGATGAGACGTCAACTTTATCGAGGCAAGAAATGTCGATATTAATAGCGATATTAACTCTACGATTATCTGGCGTAGGTTCTATTTTTTCTCGACAGTGGCTCAATCTAAGAGGAGTGCTACCAAAAATTGAAAAACATTACTGGAAACAGCTTTGGGCTGTAACAGCCTATGAAACCCTACGATTAAAGGCAATGCTTGATGCTCTCGTCGCTTATTATTACGGGCTAGATAAGACAGATCTAGGCTGGATTTTGCGAGACTGCGACTACCCAACTAGGGATGTAAATGATGGAGCTATCAATCGCAATTTTGACCCAAAAGGCTTTTGGCGAGTCGACAAAGAAAAAGACCCTGAACTGCGCCACCCCATCCTCTCCCTCATCGCCTTCCACGACCTCAAACGCCTCGGCCTCGACGCCTTCCTCAACCTCAACGACGGCGAAGGTTGGATGCTACCCGAAACCCTCCGCCTCGCCGACTACGGCCTAGGGCATGACGACCGCGCCCAGGAACCGCAACCCGTCGCCGCTAGAATTGGGGCAGAAACGGCAAAACTTTGGAATGCGGTCGGGGCAGAATCAGATCCCGACTCCCGACTTACGACTCCCGACTCCCGTCCTAGCCACTTACGACTTACGACTCACGCCCAATATCGCTTCCTCCCCTGGCAACTCCAAGGCACCCCCGAAGACTCCTGGGCCGAATGCGAAATGCACGCCGAAAACCTGCGCCGGCTGCTGGGTACCCCAACCACGGAAATCGAGGACGAGTCCCCCCCCGACTCCCAACTCCCGACTCCCGATTCCCGGCCTACTCCACAACAGCTCAACCTCATCCCCCCCGACGAAGAACAACTCAACCTCTTTTAATCCCCAACCCTTGACTATGAATAATCCCCAACTCCGCCAAACCATTAACCACTACCTAGATAGGCTGTCAAGCGATCGCCTTCGCCTAGTTGCCGACTTCCTCAACTTCCTGGTTCACACCGAGCACCAAGAACAAACCCTACCCCCAGAAACCCCCGACTTTCGACCACCCACCGGAGGCTCCCTACTCAGCCACACCGAAACCTGGGCAGGCGACGACTTTGAAGAATGCCTGGAAACCGTTTACGAAACGCGCTCCTGATTCCCGACTCCTAACTCCCAACCCCCATGAATGCTTACACTATCGACCTCAGCCCAATCGCCCGTCTCGACGCCACCCAGTTCGAGCAACTTTGTGCTGCCAACCCCGAGATCAAATTTGAACGCACCCCCACCGGAGCCCTCGTGATTATGTCCCCCACAGGCGGCGAAACGGGTAACCGCAACATTGAAATTGCGGCTGATTTTGTCATTTGGAATCGTCAAAGCAAGCTGGGTTATCTGTTCGATTCCTCCACCTGCTTCAAATTACCCGGCGGTGGCGATCGCTCTCCTGACGTTGCCTGGGTCGAAAAATCACGCTGGGACGCCCTCACCCCAGACCAACGCCGGAAATTTCCGCCCCTCTGTCCTGATTTTGCCCTGGAACTCGCCTCACCCAGCGATAACCTTGCCACCCTCCGCGCCAAAATGCAGGAATACCTCGACAGCGGCCTGCGCCTGGGCTGGTTGATTAACCCGCAAGATCAACAAGTGGAGATCTATCGACCGCAACAGCCACCCGACTGGGTCGCAACCCCCAGCACCCTCAGCGGCGAAACCGTTCTACCTGGCTTTGAACTCAATTTGGCTTGGCTCTGGTCGTAAGCGCTCTACTACGGCCATTCCCTGAAATGTCTTAGATTTTGGCGATCGCCGCCGCTAATTGAGCGCAGATTGGGAACATTAGGCCAAGGGACTGCGCTCTCCATCCCTCCACATCAGTCTTTAGGTATGCCATTATCCCCCCGCAGTACCGATCACCCGCCAACTTAATCCGATGGCTTTAGCCCTTTTGAGGACGAGTCGGTTCAGCTCAATTTGTTTGATGCCGTTTGAGCTAATCGCCGTAGATTAATGTCGCGATCGCCCACTTCACCGCCCCCACCCCATGTTGAATCCCATCGTCTACACCGAGAAAGTCGTCAGCGATTTTCTTCGCTACCAGCTCACCGCCTACCCCTTCGCCGACACCAATCTCTACGAGCAGATGCGAAACCTGCTCAACCTAGAAACTACCCGCTCCACCCCCCTACTTAAAGGCCCCTACATCAGCCTTAGTCGAATCTTTCAGCAAGGAACCACCGTAGACGATCTGATCCAATTGGGGATTTTCCATCCCTTCATGAAACAGCTAATCCCGTATCCCGCCGTCTACGGGCACCAAGAAACTGCCATTCGCGCCATCCACCAAGGCAAAACTACCCTCGTTTCCACCGGCACTGGCTCCGGCAAAACCGAGTGCTTTCTCTACCCCATCATTAGCCACTGCCTCAACCTGCGCGACCAAGGCGCACCTGACGGTATCGCCGCCGTCATCGTTTACCCGATGAACGCCCTAGCCGAAGACCAACTAGGCCGCCTCCGGGGGCTACTGGCGGGCACCGGCATCACCTTCGGTATGTATGTCGGCAAAACCCCCGAGCAAACCTCCCAAGCCTCCGGCCTGCGCCTTAAACCTGGAACCTCCAGAGCCGACTACGAAGCAGCCACCGCCCGCGCCCAGTGCGAAAAACGCCCTGACCCCGTCTTCCCCGCCGAAGAACGCGTCTCCCGCGAAGCCATGCGCGAAAAGCCTCCCCGCATTCTGCTCACCAACGTCAAACAGCTAGAGCTGTTGCTTACGCGCCAGCGGGATATCTCTCTCTTCGACAACGCCTCCCTAGACTTTCTCGTCTTCGACGAAGCCCACACCTTCAGCGGCGCAAATGGGGCAGAGACTGCCTGCCTGATCCGCCGCCTGCGCACCTTCTGTGGCAAATCCCCCACTGAAACCGTCTGTATTGCTACCTCCGCCACCATCGCCGACCCCAACACCCAGACAGGGCTAGCGGTAGCCCAGAACTTTGCTACCCGATTCTTTGGCGTGGCTAAAGACCAAGTGGCCCTAGTAGGCGAGCAATATCAAGATGATGTGTGGTCGCCCCAGCGCCACCTCCCCCAGCCACTCACCGCCGACCCCGCTACCCTGCTGCAATACGTCCTCGCCGCCGTTGAAAAAGATGACGCAGGCCCCTCCGTTAGCCACATCTACCGCCAAATTACCGGCGTCAGCCTCGATCCCCACCAGTGGGAAGACCAACTCTACGATGCACTAGCCGCCAACGAGCTGGTCTACCAACTCACCGTCGCCCTCCACAATCCCCGCCACCTCACCGACCTGCTGCGCCAGCTTGAGACCATTATTAATCGCCCCATTACCGAAGAAGAAGCGCTGATCTGGCTGGCCCTGGGGGCTGCCTCTCGCAAGGATGGACGCCCCCTGCTGCGCCCTGTGGTTCACGGCTTTGTACGCGGTGTTGGCGGTGCTGTGGTTACCTTCCCAAAAGACCAAGATCGCCCTAAGCTGTGGCTCTCCGCCGAAGATACGGCAGGTACCAACCAGGACGATCTGTATCGGCTGCCGGTGTTGACCTGCAACACCTGCGGTCAGCACTACTTTTCCCACTGGGTGGCTGACCTTAAGCTCACCGACAAACATCCCTCTGGTGGCCAAGCCCATGGTGATAGCATCCTCTGGGAACCCCTTGCCGCAGAACTAGAGGGCGATCGCCTGCTTTTAGTCGATCGTCTAATCACCCAAGACGACACCGACGAAGACACAGCCCCCCGCAGCCATCCTCGTTCGACATCCCCCATTCATTTCTGTCGAGCCTGTGGCACCCTTCACTCTGAGACGGGCGATCGCTGCGGTAGCTGCGGCCGCAAGGGAAAATTAGTGCCGCTGCTGGCGGTGCGCCAAAACCCCAAGCATCCAGGAATGCTCGCGTCCTGTGTAGCCTGTCAGGCCGCAGGGCGCAGCTCCTTTGGACGCTACCGAGAACCTGCTCGCCCCATCCGAGCCACCACCGTCTCCGACGTGCATGTGCTGGCGCAGAATATGCTCCACCATGCCGAGCGTCGACGGCTGCTAGTCTTTGCCGACAACCGCCAAGATGCAGCATTCCAGGCAGGCTGGATGCAAGACCACGCCCGCCGCTATCGCCTGCGCAGTCTGATGTACGACCAGATGAGCACTGGCTCCATCTCCATCGGTGATCTGACCGCCCGCCTTGATGTGCTGCTCGATGGTGATGACGACCTTAGCCGTTCCCTAATTCCAGAGGTGTGGCGAGTCCACCGCAAAGAGGCTGAAGGACTTAAACATGCCGAAGAGCGCAAGCGATTTTTGCGCATTCAGGTGCTGCGCGAAATTACCACTGGGGTGAAACAGCGCATTGGCCTAGAGCCTTGGGGCCGCCTACACATTGACTATCGCGGCCTCACCACCGACTTGCCGTTTATCCAACACTGGGCACCCAGGTTGGGACTGCCCGCCGCCGACTTGGTGAATGGCATTGCGGCACTGCTGGATATTACTCGCCGCAATAATATTTTGCTAGATCGTGAAGGCCAAATTTTCTCTAAAAAATGGAAAGAAGGCGACTTTGAGATTCAGCGGGGCTACATGCCTATTTTGGTTGGCGTTCCTAGGGGGCTAAAACTCACCCGCGATGCCGCAGATAACACATCCCGCGTGCAGCAGTGGCTCAGCCCCAAGGGAGACACTGTGCCCCGCCAGGCCGCCCGCAGATGGGGTGTCTCTCCAGAAGATATGGATGTCTTCTTTCAGGAGCTCTGGTATTGCTTGAAGGATGAGCTGAAACTGCTGGTGCCTAGTGTCTTAAAAAATGCCTGGAAGCAGACCCTTAAAGGGTGTGACGGGGTTTACCAACTTGATGCTGATAAGCTACGGATTACGCCTGGGCAGGGCGTTTACCGCTGCAATATTTGTCGCCGGGCCCACCCGCGGCCCACGCCGCGCATGGCCTGCATTACCTGGCGCTGTGATGGCACCATCGCCTTTGAGCCCGAGAGTGCTGACGATTATGACCTACGCGTGTTAGACGAGCAGTTTGAAATGCTGCGGCCCGAAGAACATTCAGCCCAAGTGCCCTACGAAACCCGCGATCGCATCGAGCGCATCTTCAAAGGCGACGGTGAACTGATCAATGCCTTGGTCTGCACTCCCACCCTCGAAATGGGCATCGATATTGGCTCCCTAGATTCTGTCCTTATGCGCAACGTACCGCCGCTTCCGGCCAATTACTGGCAGCGTGCAGGCCGTGCGGGTCGTCGTCACCGCATGGCCGTCAACCTCACCTATGCCCGAGGGGCCAGCCACGATCGCTCCTATTTTGCTGATCCCCTGCGCCTCTTAGATGGGCTGATCGAACCCCCCAAGCTCAATCTCCGCAACACCCTGATGGTGGGTAAGCACGTGCGGGCAGCGGTGCTTACCACGCTACACCAGATGGCCCGCACCGGCCACAGCACCCCCCAGGGCGATCGCGACACCATTCAGACCATCCTAGAGACCTGCTTCCCCGGCCAGGTCAAAAACTACCTGTTTGATGACAGTGGTTTTGTGCGCTCCGAGCCTCTGGATGTCAGCAGCCTAACCGAGCTGATTCAAACCTATGCGATCGCCCTCTACAAGCATGTTGATCAAGTTTTTGTCCAGGCTTGGCCCGAAGGCGATGCCATGGCTGTCAAAGAAGATGAGCTCAAGCGCCACATTGTCTCCATGGGCGATGAGCTAGCCAATGTCATTCTGACCCTGTGGAAACGCCTGCAGTGGGCTATGGGGCAGCTCCGGCGGCTCAGTGAAGAACGCATCCTCAAGGGGGCACTCGATCCGGAAGATGATGCCTTGTTTCGCCGCTGCGATCGCCTAGTTAAACGCCTCAAAGGGCAGACCTTGAGAAAGGGCAGCGATGCTGAAGGGGTTGACGACACCATCACCTACAGCGTTCTCGCTGCCGAGGGTTTTCTCCCCGGCTACGGTCTTGATGGCGGTCATATTCAGGGGACAGCCCAAATGCCCCGCAGCATCACCTGGATGTCAGACTTTGACCTGCCCCGTCCACCCAGTGTAGCCCTGCGGGAATACGTCCCTGGCAATTTGATCTACGCCAACGGCCAGCGCTTTGTGCCCCGCTACTTCCACCTAGAACCCGAAGATCCTACCTACTTCCAAGTCGATATTGCCAGCGAAGCCATTAAGGAAATCGGCAGCGGGCAGCAGCTCTCGTCCAGTTTATCTTCAGCGTCCATCAAAGCCGTCCCCATGTGCGATGTGGATCTGTCCCACCAGTCCAACATCTCCGATGAAGAAGACAACCGCTTCCAAATGCCGGTCACCATCCTGGGCTATGAGCAAGGGCGGCACAGCGGCGGTAGCGCCTTTCAGTGGAAAGACCAAACGGTTCAACTACGCCGAGGGGTTCATCTACGATTAGTCAACGTTGGTCCTGCTAACCTGGTACGCACCGGAGACCTAGGCTATACCGTCTGCGTGGTTTGTGGCCGCAGCCGATCTCCCTTCACCTCAGACCATGATCTAGAGCTGTTCAAAACCGATCATGAAAACCGCTGCCGCACCAAAATTGAGCCTGTAGGCTTTTTCGCCGATGTTATTGCCGATGCTCTCAGTCTTCAGGACTGCGAAAACCGTGAAGTGGCCTACAGCGTGATGGAAGCCCTTCGCCATGGAGCCAGCAACGTTTTAGAAATGGAGCTAGAAGACCTCCAAATCCTCACCATCGGTCATTCCGGCAGTGAGCAGGTAGACGTGTTGCTCTACGACCCTATGCCAGGTGGTTCGGGATTGCTAGAGCAACTGTTGGCTAAGTGGACAGCGGTGGTTGAAGCGGCCATCTTAGTGGTCAGTGATTGCACATCTCGCTGCCAAACCGCCTGCATCGACTGCCTGTTTAACTTCCGCAATGCTTACTACCACAGACACCTTAATCGGCATACAGCGCTGAAAAAACTGCTGCAGTGGGAAGATATCCTCACCCAAAGCCACCCCATCCCAGCCAACCTGCCCAGGCATGAAGAGGATGATGAGCACCGTCCGGTCAACCATGCTGAGGCGTTGCTCCAGACCATGCTGAGACGAGCTGGTTTTCCCGACCCCATCCCCCAGCACAGCATTGACTTGGGCAGACCTTTGGGCACCACTATCCCAGATTTTTTCTACCCCGATCCCACCGGTATCAAGGAAGGCGTCTGTATTTATCTCGATGGTATGAGCCGCTCTCTCCACGGCAATGCGGATCGCCAGGCCAAAGACCAAGCCATCCGCGATGAGCTGAGCAACGAAGGCTATGAAGTGATGGCTATTCCCGCAGGTGATTTAGACGATCGCGATCGCATGGCAAAATATTTCTTTCGCCTAGGCAGAATTTTATTAGACAGGCCCAAGGCTGATGCCATTCGCAATTCGTCAGATTGGTTTGTTACCCAACCGGAGGTTTCTACCCCTGCTGCATCCCCCTCAGACGGTTCAGGCAATACTGACTTACAAGAAACCCTTGAACTCTTTGAACCTGAGTGGAGATCCTTGATCAAAGCCCTGGCTCAGCACGGTGATATTCAAGTCGATAGTGGCAGCGATGTGGAAGTCAATGGTCAAGTTGTCGGCACTTATACGGCCCAAATCTGTCGAGGCACTGCTCTCATTTACCTGGTCGATGCCAGAGCTGACGATGGAGACGATCTGCGATCGGCCCTAGCTGCCCAAGGCAAATCAGTTCTCACCATTAACCCCACAAGCCCTCAGTCCATAGACACCATCCTCCAGGCGCTGTAGGCAACCCTATGAATGTACTGATCTGTAAATCGCTATTTCAATCCCTAGTTAGCTTGAGTGGCACAGAAGTCAAACGGGCCAACGACTTTATTCTCAAATTTCAGGACAACCCGGCCCAGCCCAGCCTCAGTTTGGAGCGCATTACCAAAACCAAAAACGATAACCTCTGGTCAGCGCGCATTACTCAGGATTTGCGGGCAGTTATTTACAAAGATGGTGATACCTGGGCACTGCTCCATGCTGGACACCATGACGCTGCCTACCACTGGGCCAGCAACCGCAACGTTGAGCTGAACAACAAAACGGGAGCCCTACAGATCGTCGAAGTCGTTGAGTCCGTCGAAGAAATCGTCCCCAGGCGAGAATCTTGGCAGGTTGGTTTGTTTGATGCCTTCGAAGACGATTACTTGCTGAGCTTGGGAGTGCCCAATGACTGGCTGCCCGTGCTGCGGCAGCTGATCACCGCCGATGACCTGCTCAACATCATTGAGAGACTGCCCGAAGAAGTCTCCGAACGGCTGCTGCAACTGGCATCAGGGGAACTGGTGGCTCCCCCGGTTACACCCACCTCCAAGGCTGTGGCTGAGAATGCCGACACCCAGCGCCGCTTTATTACCGTGAAAAGCCAGGGCGAACTGGAGAAAATGCTTCAGGCCCCGCTAGCCACCTGGATTGGGTTTCTCCATCCCTCCCAGCGGCGGCTGGTGATCGGACATTTTAATGGCCCTGTCAAGGTCACGGGTTCTGCAGGCACAGGCAAAACTGTCGTCGCCCTCCATCGAGCCCGGCACCTAGCCCGCCAAGGCAAAAAGGTACTCTTGACGACCTTCGTTAACACCCTGTGCGACAACCTAAAGCATAATCTCCAACTCCTCTGTACCCCAGAAGAGTTGGACAATATCACGGTCACCTCCGTAGCCAGTCAAGCCAGTTCCGTCTTGGGCAAAGCCAAACAGGGCTGTCGTGCCATCAGTGATAGCGACGTCAAACCTCTTCTGGAACTCTACAGATTGCCCTCTTGCCCCCTTGATATTGCGTCCATCTGGCAGGAGTGGCGCTTAGTCATTCAGCCCCACGGCATTCTCACCTGGGATGAATACCGTTCTGTCAGCCGAAAAGGACGCGGCACGTCCCTCACCGTGCGCGATCGCCGCCAGGTCTGGCAGGTGCTCGAAAAAGTTCTCGCTCACCTCGATCACGAGCACAAAGCCGATTGGGGCCACTATTTCCGCCAGGCTAGCGATGTTCTAGTTGCCGGGCTGGTTAACCAGGGCTATGACGCCGTGATTGTCGATGAAGTCCAAGACCTCCGTCCCCAAGAGCTCAGATTCCTTGCTACCCTAGCTGGCGATGGCCCCAACCGCTTCATGATGGTAGGCGATGGGGGGCAGCGTATTTATCAAGGTAAATTTTCCCTCAAGTCTTTAGGTATTAATGTTCAGGGGCGATCGCGCACGCTCAAGATCAACTACCGCACCACTGAGCAAATTCGCCGCTTTGCCGACCGCATTACAGACCTCGAAAGCGATGACTTAGACGGTAGCCGCGAAACCCGCAAGGGCACCGTCAGCCTACTTCAAGGCCCAGAACCTATTCTCACCGCCTTTGATAGCTCTGAGCAGCAAGCCCAATTCGTTGCCAAAGAAGTCCTAAACCTAACTGAACGAGGCCTTTTGCTATCTGAAATAGGCATATTCGCTAGAACTCGCTATCTTCTATCTCCAGTTCAAGAGCATTTACAGAGCCTGCAGATTCCTTACACCCATCTAAACAGTCAAGACAACGAGTCAGACCTTGGCGTCCGCCTAGGCACCATGCATCGTGCTAAAGGACTAGAGTTTAAAGCAGTCTTCGCCATCGATCTTTCAGATAACATTTTGCCGCTCCCTAAAGCACTTTTGGAAGCCTCCGATGACGAGGTCAAAGCAGAATCTATCGAACTGGAACGGCATTTACTTTACGTCACCATCACCCGCGCCCGCGACTTTGTCTACCTGTGCTGGCAAGGAAATCCCACACAATTTCTGGTGTTGCCCAATGTCAAATGACACAGCGTTGAGGGAAGCCATCATGAACGGTTCTCATTGCGCCAGCCACAACATTGTCAAGAATAGGTATTGTCAAGAATAGGTGCTGATGGCTTTATGTGAGGCGATAGTTACAGAACTTACCGCCTATTGAATTCAACCTACCCCACATCAATCAAGGTGCAGGACTACTCATTGCCGCCGAAAAGACCGACTTCATAGGTGCCGGAGAGTGAGTCACTAGAGATTAGCCAGTGTTGGTGAGGTTCTGGAGTTAGACTACTGCTGTTTGGTTGGTGTCTGTCTGCAGTAGAGATAAAGTGAGCTTGGATAAAAGCAGTGAGTGGACTGAGATCGGCTAAGGATTGGGTGGTGTCAGGTTCATAGCCATCACAAATATCCCGGCGTCCTTCCATGTTGGGATTGTTGCGAATATAGTCTATGCCGACCCAATCACAAGCATATTGCATCCAAACATTAATATCAAGCGGATACAGCTTCACGCTGCTGTCCAAACTGCCGGTTGCGAGGGTTTGCCCATCGGGAGAAAAGGCGATTGTAAAAACCTCAGACTGATGGTCGTTGAGGGAGATAATCAGAGTGCCATCGTTGACCCGCCACAGCTTCACGGTGCTGTCGCGACCGCCGGAGGCGAGGGTCTGCCCATCGGGCGAAAAGACGATTGTCCAAACTTCATTCTGATGGTCATCGAGGGAGGTGATCAGTTGCCCATCGCTGACCTGCCATAGCTTCACGGTGCTGTCGCCACTGCCGGAGGCGAGGGTTTGCCCATCGGGCGAAAAGGCGAGGGTAAGAACCGCAGACTGATGGTCATCGAGGGAGGTGATCAGAGCGCCATCGCTCACCCGCCATAGCTTCACGGTCCTGTCGAAACTGCCGGAGACGAGGGTCTGCCCATCGGGAGAAAACGCGATTGTCCTAACCTCATTCTGATGGTCGTCGAGGGAGGTGATCAGTTGCCCATCGCTCACCCGCCACAGCTTCACGGTCCTGTCGCTACTGCCGGAGGCAAGGGTCTGCCCATCGGGAGAAAAGACGATTGTCCAAACCTGATCCTGATGGTCATCGAGGGAGGTAATGAGCGCGCCATCGTTGACCCGCCATAGCTTCACGGTGCTGTCCACATTACCGGTTGCGAGGGTCTGCCCATCGGGAGAAAACGCGAGGGTAAGAACCCCATCCTGATGGGCATCGAGGGAGGTAATGAGTGCGCCATCGCTGACCCGCCACAGCTTCACGGTGCTGTCGCCACTGCCGGTTGCGAGGGTCTGCCCATCGGGAGAAAACGCGAGGGTCGCAACCGCATTTTGATGGTCGTCGAGGTCGTAAAAATCTCGCCAATCCTGATGTAGACTGTCATAAAAATTACCAAGGCTGGATGCTGGCATTTCATAGCTGGGCAAGCTATTGGTCACCGCATGGGCTGCCATTGTGGTGAGCAAGGCCTCAAATTCCTGCCCATCTCTGGCCAGGACGTTACTACTTTCGAGCAGAGTGAGCGCCCGTTGGTATTCAGATGCTTCCTGACTGCGTTGGGCCTCCTGGGTTTTCAGCCAGGAAAATCCCCCGAACCCCGAACTGATCACCAAACCAGCACTCAGCACCCCCGTCAACCGCTGCCGCTGCCGCCGCTTCTCCCGCTCTCGCTCCAGTACCGCCTGCTGCTCTGCCTGCTCCAACTCCACCGACGCCTGCAAAAATGCCTGCTGCTGGGGCGACAGCAATTCCGCCTTCTCGTCATGAAACTCTTTCAGCAGGTCTAGCTTCGGGCTACGCCATAAACTGCCCGCTGGTCGCTGCAGGTCATTCCACTCCTTGATGGCGGCATCCAACTGCCGCAAAAAGCGTAGATCCTCGCGGTGCTTATCCACCCACCCTTGCAATAGCCGCCAGTGCTCCAACAGCGCCTCATGGGTCAATTCCACCTGCACCGTCGCATCCTTTTTGTTCCCCCATACGGTAATCAACCGCTGCCGGGTAAACACCTGCAACACCTGATCCAGCACCGTGGAATCATGCCGCTTTTGCAAGTCATCGCGCTGCACTCGCCGCCGCGTATCTCGGCTGCCTTCCCCCAACTGCACCAACTCCAAAAAGACCCACTTCGCCACCGTGCGATGGGTGTCGGACGGCAGCGCATTGAAATGATCATCCGCTGTCTGCGCCAACGCCCCACTAATGCCACCCAACTGCGTCAGCGCTTGGGCAGGCGGAACATCCCGTGCCGCATAGTCCCAAATTTTCCGCAAGGCAAATTGCAACAGCGGCAATGCCCCCTCCCGGTCAATCGCCTGCTCCAACAAGCGATCCACTGTTGATTCATCCAGCGCATAGCCCGCATCCTTCGCCGGAAAGCTAATGGCCTCCCGCAGTTCCTCTCGGTTCATCATCGGCACCAACATCCCCTGCCGAGAGAACAGGTCATTGAGGTCGGTATGGCGCTGGGTTTCCTTCAAAAAATCACTGCGCAACGTCACCACCACCGACAGTTGCCGTGACGGATGCTGAGAGGCATAGAGCAAATTTTCAACCAATGCCGTCTGCTGCTGCCGATCCTTACATAGCGAGTACAGTTCCTCAAACTGGTCGATAATCAACACCAGCGGTGCTTTCAGATAAGGATGCAACACATTCACGACTTTCTGCAGACAATCGTAGGTGTCACCTTTGGGTTGCCCCAACTGAGCCACCAGTTCA includes these proteins:
- a CDS encoding Uma2 family endonuclease; the encoded protein is MNAYTIDLSPIARLDATQFEQLCAANPEIKFERTPTGALVIMSPTGGETGNRNIEIAADFVIWNRQSKLGYLFDSSTCFKLPGGGDRSPDVAWVEKSRWDALTPDQRRKFPPLCPDFALELASPSDNLATLRAKMQEYLDSGLRLGWLINPQDQQVEIYRPQQPPDWVATPSTLSGETVLPGFELNLAWLWS
- a CDS encoding DEAD/DEAH box helicase; the encoded protein is MLNPIVYTEKVVSDFLRYQLTAYPFADTNLYEQMRNLLNLETTRSTPLLKGPYISLSRIFQQGTTVDDLIQLGIFHPFMKQLIPYPAVYGHQETAIRAIHQGKTTLVSTGTGSGKTECFLYPIISHCLNLRDQGAPDGIAAVIVYPMNALAEDQLGRLRGLLAGTGITFGMYVGKTPEQTSQASGLRLKPGTSRADYEAATARAQCEKRPDPVFPAEERVSREAMREKPPRILLTNVKQLELLLTRQRDISLFDNASLDFLVFDEAHTFSGANGAETACLIRRLRTFCGKSPTETVCIATSATIADPNTQTGLAVAQNFATRFFGVAKDQVALVGEQYQDDVWSPQRHLPQPLTADPATLLQYVLAAVEKDDAGPSVSHIYRQITGVSLDPHQWEDQLYDALAANELVYQLTVALHNPRHLTDLLRQLETIINRPITEEEALIWLALGAASRKDGRPLLRPVVHGFVRGVGGAVVTFPKDQDRPKLWLSAEDTAGTNQDDLYRLPVLTCNTCGQHYFSHWVADLKLTDKHPSGGQAHGDSILWEPLAAELEGDRLLLVDRLITQDDTDEDTAPRSHPRSTSPIHFCRACGTLHSETGDRCGSCGRKGKLVPLLAVRQNPKHPGMLASCVACQAAGRSSFGRYREPARPIRATTVSDVHVLAQNMLHHAERRRLLVFADNRQDAAFQAGWMQDHARRYRLRSLMYDQMSTGSISIGDLTARLDVLLDGDDDLSRSLIPEVWRVHRKEAEGLKHAEERKRFLRIQVLREITTGVKQRIGLEPWGRLHIDYRGLTTDLPFIQHWAPRLGLPAADLVNGIAALLDITRRNNILLDREGQIFSKKWKEGDFEIQRGYMPILVGVPRGLKLTRDAADNTSRVQQWLSPKGDTVPRQAARRWGVSPEDMDVFFQELWYCLKDELKLLVPSVLKNAWKQTLKGCDGVYQLDADKLRITPGQGVYRCNICRRAHPRPTPRMACITWRCDGTIAFEPESADDYDLRVLDEQFEMLRPEEHSAQVPYETRDRIERIFKGDGELINALVCTPTLEMGIDIGSLDSVLMRNVPPLPANYWQRAGRAGRRHRMAVNLTYARGASHDRSYFADPLRLLDGLIEPPKLNLRNTLMVGKHVRAAVLTTLHQMARTGHSTPQGDRDTIQTILETCFPGQVKNYLFDDSGFVRSEPLDVSSLTELIQTYAIALYKHVDQVFVQAWPEGDAMAVKEDELKRHIVSMGDELANVILTLWKRLQWAMGQLRRLSEERILKGALDPEDDALFRRCDRLVKRLKGQTLRKGSDAEGVDDTITYSVLAAEGFLPGYGLDGGHIQGTAQMPRSITWMSDFDLPRPPSVALREYVPGNLIYANGQRFVPRYFHLEPEDPTYFQVDIASEAIKEIGSGQQLSSSLSSASIKAVPMCDVDLSHQSNISDEEDNRFQMPVTILGYEQGRHSGGSAFQWKDQTVQLRRGVHLRLVNVGPANLVRTGDLGYTVCVVCGRSRSPFTSDHDLELFKTDHENRCRTKIEPVGFFADVIADALSLQDCENREVAYSVMEALRHGASNVLEMELEDLQILTIGHSGSEQVDVLLYDPMPGGSGLLEQLLAKWTAVVEAAILVVSDCTSRCQTACIDCLFNFRNAYYHRHLNRHTALKKLLQWEDILTQSHPIPANLPRHEEDDEHRPVNHAEALLQTMLRRAGFPDPIPQHSIDLGRPLGTTIPDFFYPDPTGIKEGVCIYLDGMSRSLHGNADRQAKDQAIRDELSNEGYEVMAIPAGDLDDRDRMAKYFFRLGRILLDRPKADAIRNSSDWFVTQPEVSTPAASPSDGSGNTDLQETLELFEPEWRSLIKALAQHGDIQVDSGSDVEVNGQVVGTYTAQICRGTALIYLVDARADDGDDLRSALAAQGKSVLTINPTSPQSIDTILQAL